From Candidatus Omnitrophota bacterium:
GCCGCACCCGTGCCCCTGGCCTTCATGCCGCGGGCAAGGCCGTCGGTAGGCCCGAGGGCGACGCAGCGCGCCGTATTGTTGCCTGTCAGCTGTTCCACCTCAAGCGTCAGGTCTATCTTCCTGCCGCTGTCCTCTATCTTCACCGCATCCAGGATCTTGGGGACCTCCCCCTCCGGGAAGACGATGTCGACTATGGGACCTATGACCTGTATCACTTCGCCGTATGCCATGTTCATCCCTTCAACGCCTCAGCTGATGAGGCGATCTCGATCACTTCCTTTGTGATGGTGGCCTGCCGCACTTTATTCCGCAGGAGGGTCAGGCCGTCTATCATCTCTTCGGCGTTATCCGTCGCCGTCTTCATCGCGACCATGCGGGCCGAATGCTCGGAAGTGAAAGCGTTCAAAAGCACCAGCCTCATCTTCTCCGCCAGATAATGCGGGACAAGCTCATCCATGACCCTTGCGATGTCCGGCTCCACGATATAGTTCACGGCCCCTGCCTTTTTGCTCTCCACGGGCAGATATTTTTCCACGACCGGCCTGTGGCGCAGGGTGCTGTCAAAATGCATATATGCCACATACACCTCATCCGCATTACCGTCCGAGAATGAACCGGTCAGGTATGAGGCGATCTTTTCCGGTATCTCGGCCGAGCAGCGGCCGTGCGGTTCGGGACATCCTCCCAATAACGGGATGCCGTATTGCCTGAAATGTTTGCCGCCTTCCCTGCCTATGGGCGCTATCTTTACCTTGCCGGGATGGAACCTCTTTACGAAATCATCGGCCGCGCGTATGACGGCATAATTATAAGTGCTGCAGAGCCCGGCATCGGACGTTATGACCGAGAGGGCTATCGTCCTGACCTCTTCCCTCTTCTTAAGCAAAGGATGGGACGGTATCTCGACGCTTGCCGCCAGGCGGTCCATGAGCGATTCCAGTTTGACGACGTAAGGCCTCGATGCGTACAGGGCGGCTTTGACGCGGCCCAGCTTCACGGCGGAGACCATCTCCATAGCCCGCGTTATTTTCTGCGTATTCCCGACGCTGCGGATCCTCAGCTTTATGTTCCTGAGCGACTCCGTCATATCTTATACCTGTCCCTGAAATCCTTTTTGAACTCCGTGATGGCCCAATCGAGCCGGTCCGTCGTCTCCGGGCTCAACTCCTGCTCCGCATTGATGCGTATCTCTATGTCGGGGTGCAGTCTGCCCATGTATGAATAGAACTCGCTCTCGAATTTTTTTATCACCCCCACCGGCAGGTCATCCAGGTAGCCGTTGGTCCCGGCATATATGATCATTACCTGCTTTGCTATGGGCAGGGGCTCATACTGGTCCTGTTTCAGTATCTCGACCATACGCGCGCCGCGCGTCAATTGCGCCTGAGTGGTCTTGTCGAGCTCCGAACCGAATTGGGTGAACGCCAAAAGCTCCCTGTACTGCGCAAGGTCCAGCCGCAGCCGCCCGGCGACCTGTTTCATCGCCTTCGTCTGGGCGTTTCCGCCCACGCGCGAAACCGACAACCCCACGTTTATCGCGGGCCTTACGCCCGAATAGAACAGGTCGCTTTCAAGATATATCTGGCCGTCGGTGATGGAGATGACGTTGGTCGGGATGTAGCTTGTGATATCTCCTGCCTGCGTCTCGATGATAGGGATGGCCGTGAGCGAACCTCCGCCCAGCCCGTCGGTGAGTTTCGCAGCGCGCTCGAGAAGACGCGCATGTATATAAAAGACGTCTCCCGGGTATGCCTCCCTGCCCGGCGGCCTCCTCAGGAGAAGGGACAGCTGCCGGTAGCTCTGCGCGTGCTTCGACAGGTCATCGTAGATCACAAGGGCATGCCTTCCGGAATACAGGAACTCTTCTCCGATAGCGCACCCGGCATAAGGCGCCAGGTACTGGAGCGACGCCGAATCGCGCGATGAGGCGCTCACTATGGTCGTGTACTCTATAGCCCCGTATTTCCTGAGCGTCTCTGATACGGCCACGATATTCGACATCTTCTGCCCTATGGCGACGTAGATGCAATATACGCCCTTCCCCTTCTGGTTTATTATGGTATCTATGGCGATGGCGGTCTTGCCGGTCTGGCGGTCCGCTATCACCAGTTCGCGCTGGCCGCGGCCGATAGGTATCATAGAGTCGACCGCCTTTATGCCCGTCTGGAGCGGCTCCTTGACCGGCTGCCGCTCTATAACGTTCGGCGCCCTCCTCTCCATGGGGCGGTACCCGTGTGTGGCTATGGGGCCCTTCCCGTCGATCGGTTTCCCGAGAGGGTTGATGACCCTCCCCAGTAGCGCTTCACCGACCGGTATCTCCGCTATCTTATCCGTCCTCTTTACTATATCACCTTCCTTGATATCCTTCTCTTCGCCGAATATGACTATTCCTACGTTCTCTTCCTCCAGGTTGAAGACCATGCCTATGGTGCCGTTCGCGAACTGGACCAGCTCTCCGGCCATTACATCATCCAGCCCGTAGACCAGGGCTATTCCGTCCCCCACCTGGAGGACCGTCCCTATGGACTCCACCCTCAGCCTGGACTTATACTTCTCCAACTCTTTCTTTATGATCGACGTGACCTCTTCCGGTCTCAGTGCCATATCATCCCGCCTTAATTGTCATAAGCTTATCTCTCATATCCTCCAGGCGTCTCCTTACCGAGCCGTCTATGACCGTGTTACCGATGGTCGCGCTGACCCCTCCGAGCAAAGCAGGATCTATATCGATATAGAGGTGCAGTTTCTTATGGACCTTCTTTTCGAGCGCTTCTTTTATGGAGCGCATCGCTTCCGTATCCAGCGGGTAACTCACTTTCAACACCGCATCCACCTCTTCCCCGTGAGAGTACTTGGCCCTGGCATACTCGACCATGGAATCGAATTCGCCGAAACGCTCTTTCTTCAAAAGCAATTCCAGGAAGTGGCGGATCTCTGCGGAAAACCCTTCCCCCAGCACCTTTTCTACGGCGGCGCACTTTTCGGCCCGGGTGATGGCAGGGCTCTCCAGGAACTCCCTGAAATCCGGGTTGTCCCGGAAGATATCCCTTACGCCCCTGAGCTCTCCCAGCCCCTTCTCGAAGCCTATCGTCACGGCCGCATACTCCAGGAACGCCTCGGCATACCTCTTTACTGTAGTCATTGCGTCTTCTCGACCTTCCTTAAAAAATCCTCGATCAGCCTCTTGTCCTCTTTCTCGGTCAATTTCTCTTCCACTACCTTCTCGGCAACCTTTATAGCTATGTCGACTATATCCTCTTTCAGCGTCTCCCGGGCCTTCTGGAGCTCGGTCTTTATCGTCTCGCGCGATTCGTCAACGGACTTCCGGGCGCCATGCTCCGCATCCTTTATTATCTCTGCCGCTATCCTCTTGCCTTCGACGATCGCTTCCTGTATCTTCATCCGGGCCGCAGCTTCGATATCGCCCATCTTCTCTTTATATTCCGTCTCTATCCTGCCGAGTTCCTCCTTCGCCGCATCTATTATCTTCAGATCATCGGCGATCCTGCTCTTCCTGTCGTCCAGTATCCTCAGGAACCTCTTCCATAAGAACACTCTCAGGAGCAGCATGAGCAGGAGGAAGCTGACTAGTTGAGCGACCAGCTCGGGAAAGCTTAAAAGTTCAAGAAGCCCCATATGCACACTTTCGGTTATCGCGCTTCGGACCGATATTTATATCTTACCTGCAAGCCCGAATACGAAGACGAGCGCGTAGATCGTAAGCGCCTCTATGAAGGCGCACCCGGTCGCCATATTTATCAGTATCTTCGTCGACGCCTCCGGCTGCCTGCCGGTAGCGTCCATTGCCGCGGCAACGGCCTTGCCCAGCGCTATCGCGGAACCGAACCCCACTATGCCCAATCCCAGCGGAAGGCCGATCGCGAGAATCGCTTTATAATCCATACACTACCTCCTTTTTTGTTTATGCCTCTTCGTGTGTCAGGACAAGCGTAAAATATATGGTCGTCAGGAGGCAGAAGACGACTGCCTGCACGACCGACGCCAGTATGACCAGAAGCGTATTGAAGAACAGGAGCGGTATGCCCTTTATGCCGAATCCGGCCAGGACGGCGAGGAGCATATCGTCCCCCCAGACATTGCTCCTGAGACGGAGCGATAAGCTTATGGGCCTGACAAGCTCGGACACGACATGGAGTATGAGCATCATCAGGGGTATGAATACAGAGAAAGCGATTATCCCCCTAGGCCTTCCCAGGAGGTGATCTGCATATCCTATGAGTCCCAGCTCCTTCACCGCGGCATACTGGACGTACGCAAAGACGCATAGCGCAAGCGCGAGCGTCGTCGACCAGCTCGACGTCGATGACTTCATGAACGGGATGATGCCTGAAAGGTTCATGCAGATGATATATATGAAGAGCGTCCCGATGAACGGCGTATATTGCCTTCCCTTCGGGCCTATGATGCCGCAGACGAAGTCATCTACACCGCCGACGAACAGCTCGAGGGCGTTCTGGAGCCGCCCCGGGAGCGGGGATATCCTGCGGGACGCGGCATACGCTGTCAGCGCGATGACGGAGATGACTATGACCGAGAATATGAGGTTCTCCCACCTTATGAGGTACCCCGACCATGGGGTGCCCTTCAGGCACTCTGCCGCAAGCGTCACTATGTTAGGAAGTTCCCTCTCTCCCATCGTACCCTTAACCTATTTTTGCCCCTCCGCGCGGAGGGCCATCTTAACTATGCGTATCGTCTCCCGGACGCTTGCCGCAAAACCGACCGTTATACAGATAACGGATAGATAAGGGGCGGCGCCGGCCTTCTTCTCCAGGTAGCCGCCCAGGACGTATCCGGCCAGGGGGCCCGCCGCGAGCACGAACGGTATGAACGAGAGGAGCCCGCCGATCTTGACCCACCTGTAAAGGTCCTTCTTTGATTTATCGCCTTCGTCCATTCGGAGATCTTCCGTCTTCAATTATACTTCTTAAAGCGAAAAAACACAAATAAAATGGGGACAGATACCCTGGAAGTATCTGTCCCCGGTGATGAGTAACGGTATTTACGCCTTCTCGACGAGAGAGGGCGCCGGCCTCTTGCTCTGCCAGATCGCCCATATCAGGAGCGCGCTCAGGCAGGAGATGGTCACCCATGCCCCGAAGCCGAGCTTATTATACTGGACGACGATCGGGGCGATTATGACGGAGACGAGGTTTACGACCTTTATCATCGGGTTGAGCGCAGGACCCGCCGTATCTTTGAGCGGATCGCCCACCGTATCGCCTACGACGCCCGCCTTATGACGCTCCGAACCTTTGCCTGTATTGAGCACCGTATCCGATATTTCGTCTTCTATCGTCTTTTTACAATTGTCCCATGCCCCGCCCGCATTGGACATGAAGACGGCGAGGAGCTGCCCCGACAGTATTATGCCGGCAAGAAAACCGCCGAGCGCTTCGACCTGAAGGACGAGTCCGACCAGTATGGGCGTAACGACGCTCAATATGGCCAGGCTTATAAGTTCTTTCTGCGCGGCGGTAGTGGATATCGCCACCGCCTGCTTGTAATCCGGTTTGATCTTATTCTCCAATACGCCCAGGCGGAATTGCCTGCGCACTTCCTGGACTATCAATGACGCGGCACGGCTAACCGCCTGTATGGCGAATGAAGAGAAGAGCCACGGCAGGGCGCCTCCTATCAGCATGCCCACGAATACCTGGGGGATGGATACGCGTATGCCGAGCGAAGTGAGCTGGTCCGCTACGGCCACCCCCATAGCGGCCTGGACCTTGCTCACGTCGACCATATATGACCCGAATAACGAGACGGCCGCTATTACGGCCGATCCTATGGCAACTCCTTTTGTTATGGCCTTCGTGGTGTTGCCCACGGCATCGAGGTCCGCCATGATCTGCTTGGCATCTTTTATATCTTTACCGCTCTGGCCGTGCCATGCCATCTCGCCGATGCCGTTAGCGTTATCGGCGATCGGGCCGAATGAATCCATCGCGACGTTGTTGCCGGTCAGCGTAAGCATCCCTATGCCGGTCATCGCGACACCGTATAGTATATAAGCGATCCTGTCGGGGCCGACAACACCCGGTATAGTCCCGAATATCATTATGGAGCCGAATATGGTGGCTGCGATCACGAGCACCGACCATACCGATGACTCGTACCCGACAGCTATACCGGACAGTATCGTGGTGGCAGGTCCCGTATTCGTGGCCTTACGTATCTCCTGTACGGGACGGCCATGGGTCGAGGTGAAATATTCCGTCAGGCGGTCGATCGCTATGGCCAGGGCCACACCTATGGTGGTCGCAAGGAACGGCCTCCACCACCCGCCCGGTATATTATTCATATAGAAGAATGCCAGTACGCCGAAGAGCGCTATGGAGATACACGCGGATGTGAGGAATCCCTTGAATATCGCCTTCATGGCATCGCCGCTCTTCTCCCTGCCGGCATCGCCCTTCACGGCATACGTCCCTATGATGGAACAGATGACGCCTATGCCTCGCACCAATAAAGGATATATTATCCATTCGAGACGGTGAGTGATGTGATACAGCGCAAGGCCGAGGATAAGCCCGGCGACGATCGTGACCTCATACGATTCGAATATATCGGCCGCCATACCGGCACAGTCGCCGACATTGTCACCGACAAGGTCCGCCACTACGGCCGGGTTACGGGGGTCGTCTTCGGGGATGCCTGCCTCTACCTTGCCGACCAGGTCGGCGCCGACGTCAGCGGCCTTAGTGTATATGCCTCCTCCGACCCTCATGAAGAGCGCAAGTAGCGTGCCGCCGAAGCCGAACCCCAGGAGGGCATCCGGTGCGGCTATGCCGAAGATTATGAATATGATGGTGCCTCCGAAGAGGCCCAGGCCGTCCGTCAACATGCCTGTGATCGTGCCGGCGCGATAGGCTATCCTCAGCGCGCTGCTGAAAGATGTCCTTGCCGCGGAGGCGACCCTCACATTAGCCTGTACCGCCATGCGCATGCCGAGCTGACCGACCATAAGAGAGAACATGGCGCCCATGACGAATGCCAGCGCCCTGCCGATACCTATGAGGAGGCGGACCGCCGATTCCGACTGCCCGGCGAACCGCTCAAGCGCCTCCTGTGAAGGCGGGACTATATATACGGAGAAGAAGAGGGCGAATGTCAGGAGCCCTATGAGCGGCAATATGCTGAAGAGCTGTTTACGGAGGTAGGCGTCGGCCCCCTCGCGGATCGCGTTCCATACCTCCAGCATCTTCGGTGTCCCTTTATCTTCACGCAATATCTGCCGGCGGAGAAAGAGCGCGTACAATAACCCCAGGAGAGACACTCCCAGGACGCTCCAGATCGCGACAACCTCAAACGCAGTCAGCCCTTGCAACATCACATCCTCCTTTTTAATTTATTATGCCTTAAAAAAAATGTCTTCTAGTCTACCTGCTAGAAGACCACGTCGTCTTATATGTGCCTATATGTTACTACATCTTTCTCATTTAGTCAATTTCATAATTCGGGAAAGGGGGCCTCCGGATATGTGCGGGACATTCCCTACTTCTCTTTAAATGATACCGTAACGGTGAAGGACATCTGCGGGAACGGAAGCCCTTCGGGGAAGGGCGGGAACGGCGATGCCTGTTTTATGCTTAAGGATGCTATCTCGGCCAGCCGGGCGTCTCCCGTAGACGCGGCCTTGTCCGTGTCGAACCCTATCAGGGTCCCGTCCGACTTCAGGATGAAGTTAAGGATGACATCCCCCTCCTTATACCACCGGCGGTACCTGTACTTGAGCTCCTCTTTGATCTTCTCCCGTATGAGCTGGTAATAATCTATATATCCCTTGCCGTATACCGGCTCGTTGACCGGCGGGGTTGCCTTGATATCGATGACCTTCCCGCTTTGGGCATCCCGCTCTTCCTGCTCGTACGTGATCTGGTAATATCTGAAATCGTTGCTTAAAGCGAACTGCCCCTGAGCGCTCTTCGCCTCCCGGGCACGGCAATCCCCGGGCAATGCGCAGCTGAGGAGCGCGCATACAAAGATCGCGATAACGGCCGCGGAGATCTTCATATCTTCAGTTTACCATATAATCTTGCTGGTGAAAAATGATGGACAAAAAGATGGCCCGCCTTCCTGTAATTAGCGATTCGGAGATGTTAGCGTTCGGCGGGCTCATCCGCCGAACGCTATCTTCCTGAAACACTAAACACAGGAAGGCGGATGGTGCCGAGGGTAAGAGTCGAACTTACCACGCCTGCCTTTTCAGGGCAGCGCTCTACCGCTGAGCTACCTCGGCGCTGAATAACATCCGTGAATAACATTAAAGTGTCGGCGAATCTCGCCGAAGCACTTTGTCTACAACTTATTGACTGCGAAGGCGGAAAGCTACCTCGGCTTAAAACCGATAAATAAATTAACACGAAATGCGGATACCGTCAACCCTATTTGTATCCCGACCCTTTGATACCCTCGACGTAGTGTTCGGCGGTGAAGGCGGCTGCGGCCCCCTCGCCTATGGCGGTAGCTATCTGCCTCAGCGCCTTCTTCCGGACATCGCCGCAGGCGAATATCCCTTCCGCGGACGTATGCATGTCGATATCTGTCATTATATAGCCCTTTTCGTCCGTTTTGACCGCGCCTTTCACTATATCCGAATTCGGGGTGACCCCTATGAGGACAAAGACGCCGTCCGCCTTTACGATATCGTCCTTACCGGTAGCTACATCTTTTATCCTGACGCCCTCGACCTTTGACCTCCCCGTGATCTCGACGGCGACAGAATTAAGCCGGAGCCCTATCCTGTCGTTCTTATGCACCCTCTCCTGCATGATCCTGGCGGCCCTGAGCTGCGAGCGCCGGTGGATGATGGTGACCTTCCTGGCAAATTTGGCCAGGAAGAGAGCATCCCCTACGGCGGTATCGCCTCCGCCGACGACAGCCACCTCTTTATCCCTGAATAACGGGCCGTCGCATGTGGCGCAATACGAGACGCCCCGGCCGGTAAGCTCCCTCTCCCCCGGGATCCCCAGCGAATTCCAGCGCGCGCCTGTCGCTATTATAAGCGCCAGCGCCTCTATGCGCTCTCCCGAGGCCATCAGCACCGTGAAAGGGCCCTTTTCGCCGTTCTTTGCCGATATCTCTTTCGCTTCGTCCATCTTCACATTGAGGCCGAACTTTCCGGCCTGTTTGACCATCTCTTCGACGAGTTCGGGTCCGCGCACCCCGCCGGAAAATCCCGGTACGTTCTCCACGATATCGGCTATCAATACCTGCCCCCCGCATGTCACCTGCTCTATCAGAAGCGTCTTCATCCTCGCGCGGCACGCGTATATCCCTGCCGTAAGCCCGGCGGGGCCGCCTCCTATTATGACTATGTCGTATATTTCACTCATTCAAATTCCCTCCCAACTCCTGACTTATTATACCAGATGCCTGTAAAAAGTCCTCAACGATATGAGCGTGCGGGCAAGCTCTGACGGATCCGCCAGGCAGCGCGCCATTTTATAGATGATATACCCCGGCCTCATATAGAACCTGCGGCGCGCGTAGTTTGCCAGCCGCACAAGCTCTTTGTTGGAAAAATGCTCGGTGCTCACCACCGTGTTGTGCAGTCCTTCGGCGGTGACCCAGTCGGAGAACCGCTCGCTCGACAGGTACCCGTTATCCCTGGCCCATTCGTACGCCTCGGTGCCGGGATAGACCATGAGAGGGAAGAACTGCGCCGTGTCGCAATTGAGCCGTATCGCGAAGTCGATCGTCTCTAGCACCGTATCAAGACGGTCGCCCGGGTTACCTATCATGAAACAGCCGTGCACGAGAAGGCCCGCGCGCTTCGCGTCATGGCTGAAACGCTCCATCCTCTCTACGGTGACGCCTTTATGCACCTTATCCAGTACCTCCTGGGAACCGGATTCGAATCCGGCTATGATGAGCCGGCACCCGGCCTTCTTCATCATGACCATGGTCTCGAGATCAAGATCCGCCCTGACATTTGCGTACCACGGCATCTTCACCTTCCTATTTATCAGCTCCCTGCAGATCTCTCCCGTCCTTTTCGGATCCACAGTGAAGGTGTCGTCCTCTATACCTATCTCCTTTACATGCGGCAGCTCTCTCTTCACGTACTCGAATTCATCCGCTACGCTGCCCGCGGAGCGGAAACGGCACTTCCCGGGATGGAAGACCTGGGGATAGACACAAAAACTGCACCCGAAAGGACAACCCCTCCCCGTCATTATCATGACGAAGGGGTGGAAGCTTGCCGCGAAGAAATAATCTTTTACGTTGAGATGGCGTTTATAAACGGAGGTGACGAACGGAAGACCGTCGAGGTCCTCTATCGAGGGTCTCTTACCGTTGTGGACTATAGCGTCTCCCCGGCGAAAGCTTATCCCCGGGATATCCGCGGGGCCTCTCCCGGAACCGAGCGCCCTGCAAAGGTCCCTTATCGTATGGTCGTACTCGCCTATCGCAACGGCGTCGATAGAGCGGCTCAGGCCGAGCGTCTCTTCCGGGAGCGCGGAAGGATGAGTGCCGACAAGTATGACGAATGCTTTCTTCACGGCCGCCTTCACCGAAGAGGCCGTTTCGACATCGCTGTATATGCTGGGCGTAGAGGTGTCGACAACTATGACGTCCGGGTCGAAAGCGCGCGCCGCCTTTACAACATCGCTCTCCGAGAGACGGCGTGCCGGCCCGTCAATAAGTTTGATCTCGAAGCCGTCCTTTTCGAGTACACCTGCGGCGTAGGCAAGCCACACGGGATAATATAATGTGCCGGATTTGGTGACGG
This genomic window contains:
- the atpH gene encoding ATP synthase F1 subunit delta, which codes for MTTVKRYAEAFLEYAAVTIGFEKGLGELRGVRDIFRDNPDFREFLESPAITRAEKCAAVEKVLGEGFSAEIRHFLELLLKKERFGEFDSMVEYARAKYSHGEEVDAVLKVSYPLDTEAMRSIKEALEKKVHKKLHLYIDIDPALLGGVSATIGNTVIDGSVRRRLEDMRDKLMTIKAG
- a CDS encoding sodium-translocating pyrophosphatase, with product MLQGLTAFEVVAIWSVLGVSLLGLLYALFLRRQILREDKGTPKMLEVWNAIREGADAYLRKQLFSILPLIGLLTFALFFSVYIVPPSQEALERFAGQSESAVRLLIGIGRALAFVMGAMFSLMVGQLGMRMAVQANVRVASAARTSFSSALRIAYRAGTITGMLTDGLGLFGGTIIFIIFGIAAPDALLGFGFGGTLLALFMRVGGGIYTKAADVGADLVGKVEAGIPEDDPRNPAVVADLVGDNVGDCAGMAADIFESYEVTIVAGLILGLALYHITHRLEWIIYPLLVRGIGVICSIIGTYAVKGDAGREKSGDAMKAIFKGFLTSACISIALFGVLAFFYMNNIPGGWWRPFLATTIGVALAIAIDRLTEYFTSTHGRPVQEIRKATNTGPATTILSGIAVGYESSVWSVLVIAATIFGSIMIFGTIPGVVGPDRIAYILYGVAMTGIGMLTLTGNNVAMDSFGPIADNANGIGEMAWHGQSGKDIKDAKQIMADLDAVGNTTKAITKGVAIGSAVIAAVSLFGSYMVDVSKVQAAMGVAVADQLTSLGIRVSIPQVFVGMLIGGALPWLFSSFAIQAVSRAASLIVQEVRRQFRLGVLENKIKPDYKQAVAISTTAAQKELISLAILSVVTPILVGLVLQVEALGGFLAGIILSGQLLAVFMSNAGGAWDNCKKTIEDEISDTVLNTGKGSERHKAGVVGDTVGDPLKDTAGPALNPMIKVVNLVSVIIAPIVVQYNKLGFGAWVTISCLSALLIWAIWQSKRPAPSLVEKA
- the atpA gene encoding F0F1 ATP synthase subunit alpha, translating into MALRPEEVTSIIKKELEKYKSRLRVESIGTVLQVGDGIALVYGLDDVMAGELVQFANGTIGMVFNLEEENVGIVIFGEEKDIKEGDIVKRTDKIAEIPVGEALLGRVINPLGKPIDGKGPIATHGYRPMERRAPNVIERQPVKEPLQTGIKAVDSMIPIGRGQRELVIADRQTGKTAIAIDTIINQKGKGVYCIYVAIGQKMSNIVAVSETLRKYGAIEYTTIVSASSRDSASLQYLAPYAGCAIGEEFLYSGRHALVIYDDLSKHAQSYRQLSLLLRRPPGREAYPGDVFYIHARLLERAAKLTDGLGGGSLTAIPIIETQAGDITSYIPTNVISITDGQIYLESDLFYSGVRPAINVGLSVSRVGGNAQTKAMKQVAGRLRLDLAQYRELLAFTQFGSELDKTTQAQLTRGARMVEILKQDQYEPLPIAKQVMIIYAGTNGYLDDLPVGVIKKFESEFYSYMGRLHPDIEIRINAEQELSPETTDRLDWAITEFKKDFRDRYKI
- the atpG gene encoding ATP synthase F1 subunit gamma; translated protein: MTESLRNIKLRIRSVGNTQKITRAMEMVSAVKLGRVKAALYASRPYVVKLESLMDRLAASVEIPSHPLLKKREEVRTIALSVITSDAGLCSTYNYAVIRAADDFVKRFHPGKVKIAPIGREGGKHFRQYGIPLLGGCPEPHGRCSAEIPEKIASYLTGSFSDGNADEVYVAYMHFDSTLRHRPVVEKYLPVESKKAGAVNYIVEPDIARVMDELVPHYLAEKMRLVLLNAFTSEHSARMVAMKTATDNAEEMIDGLTLLRNKVRQATITKEVIEIASSAEALKG
- the trxB gene encoding thioredoxin-disulfide reductase, with the translated sequence MSEIYDIVIIGGGPAGLTAGIYACRARMKTLLIEQVTCGGQVLIADIVENVPGFSGGVRGPELVEEMVKQAGKFGLNVKMDEAKEISAKNGEKGPFTVLMASGERIEALALIIATGARWNSLGIPGERELTGRGVSYCATCDGPLFRDKEVAVVGGGDTAVGDALFLAKFARKVTIIHRRSQLRAARIMQERVHKNDRIGLRLNSVAVEITGRSKVEGVRIKDVATGKDDIVKADGVFVLIGVTPNSDIVKGAVKTDEKGYIMTDIDMHTSAEGIFACGDVRKKALRQIATAIGEGAAAAFTAEHYVEGIKGSGYK
- the atpF gene encoding F0F1 ATP synthase subunit B, with protein sequence MGLLELLSFPELVAQLVSFLLLMLLLRVFLWKRFLRILDDRKSRIADDLKIIDAAKEELGRIETEYKEKMGDIEAAARMKIQEAIVEGKRIAAEIIKDAEHGARKSVDESRETIKTELQKARETLKEDIVDIAIKVAEKVVEEKLTEKEDKRLIEDFLRKVEKTQ
- a CDS encoding energy transducer TonB, producing the protein MKISAAVIAIFVCALLSCALPGDCRAREAKSAQGQFALSNDFRYYQITYEQEERDAQSGKVIDIKATPPVNEPVYGKGYIDYYQLIREKIKEELKYRYRRWYKEGDVILNFILKSDGTLIGFDTDKAASTGDARLAEIASLSIKQASPFPPFPEGLPFPQMSFTVTVSFKEK
- a CDS encoding ATP synthase F0 subunit C — encoded protein: MDYKAILAIGLPLGLGIVGFGSAIALGKAVAAAMDATGRQPEASTKILINMATGCAFIEALTIYALVFVFGLAGKI
- the atpB gene encoding F0F1 ATP synthase subunit A, with the protein product MGERELPNIVTLAAECLKGTPWSGYLIRWENLIFSVIVISVIALTAYAASRRISPLPGRLQNALELFVGGVDDFVCGIIGPKGRQYTPFIGTLFIYIICMNLSGIIPFMKSSTSSWSTTLALALCVFAYVQYAAVKELGLIGYADHLLGRPRGIIAFSVFIPLMMLILHVVSELVRPISLSLRLRSNVWGDDMLLAVLAGFGIKGIPLLFFNTLLVILASVVQAVVFCLLTTIYFTLVLTHEEA
- a CDS encoding AtpZ/AtpI family protein — protein: MDEGDKSKKDLYRWVKIGGLLSFIPFVLAAGPLAGYVLGGYLEKKAGAAPYLSVICITVGFAASVRETIRIVKMALRAEGQK
- a CDS encoding radical SAM protein, translating into MRVLFLNPPFRNAPFSRSSRSPAVTKSGTLYYPVWLAYAAGVLEKDGFEIKLIDGPARRLSESDVVKAARAFDPDVIVVDTSTPSIYSDVETASSVKAAVKKAFVILVGTHPSALPEETLGLSRSIDAVAIGEYDHTIRDLCRALGSGRGPADIPGISFRRGDAIVHNGKRPSIEDLDGLPFVTSVYKRHLNVKDYFFAASFHPFVMIMTGRGCPFGCSFCVYPQVFHPGKCRFRSAGSVADEFEYVKRELPHVKEIGIEDDTFTVDPKRTGEICRELINRKVKMPWYANVRADLDLETMVMMKKAGCRLIIAGFESGSQEVLDKVHKGVTVERMERFSHDAKRAGLLVHGCFMIGNPGDRLDTVLETIDFAIRLNCDTAQFFPLMVYPGTEAYEWARDNGYLSSERFSDWVTAEGLHNTVVSTEHFSNKELVRLANYARRRFYMRPGYIIYKMARCLADPSELARTLISLRTFYRHLV